A region from the Nocardioides coralli genome encodes:
- the xdhC gene encoding xanthine dehydrogenase accessory protein XdhC: MHWAEAVRRLRNDRVAGVLVTLTDVRGHAPRAAGAKMVVSAEDTWGSVGGGNLEETAITRARAMLAAEATGPESLEVSLSDKARTDHGRQCCGGEVTVLLEPLPVVPAVAVFGVGHVGLELARILARHDVELHLVDSRADQLTEGRLAVLADAVAGVHVHHAPVPELVLGEVPTGCHVLVLTHDHAEDFALCDAALRCQHLGSVGLIGSSAKWARFRRGLLVEGHDEAVVDRIRTPIGDPAVGGKEPAAIALSVAAGLLQQLALHDARR, from the coding sequence GTGCACTGGGCCGAGGCCGTACGCCGGCTGCGGAACGACCGGGTCGCCGGCGTGCTCGTCACGCTCACCGACGTCCGCGGTCACGCGCCGAGGGCAGCCGGGGCCAAGATGGTCGTCTCCGCCGAGGACACCTGGGGAAGCGTCGGCGGCGGCAACCTCGAGGAGACCGCCATCACGCGAGCGCGGGCGATGCTCGCCGCGGAGGCGACCGGCCCCGAGTCGCTGGAGGTCTCGCTGTCCGACAAGGCGCGCACCGACCACGGACGGCAGTGCTGCGGCGGCGAGGTGACGGTGCTCCTGGAGCCGCTCCCGGTCGTCCCCGCGGTCGCCGTCTTCGGCGTCGGTCACGTCGGCCTCGAGCTCGCCCGGATCCTGGCCCGCCACGACGTCGAGCTGCACCTGGTCGACTCCCGGGCCGACCAGCTCACCGAGGGGCGGCTCGCCGTGCTCGCCGACGCGGTCGCGGGCGTGCACGTGCACCACGCCCCGGTGCCCGAGCTCGTGCTGGGTGAGGTCCCGACCGGTTGCCACGTGCTCGTGCTGACTCACGACCACGCCGAGGACTTCGCGCTCTGCGACGCAGCCCTGCGCTGCCAGCACCTCGGCAGCGTCGGGCTGATCGGCTCCTCGGCGAAGTGGGCTCGGTTCCGCCGCGGGCTGCTGGTCGAGGGACACGACGAGGCCGTCGTGGACCGGATCCGGACCCCGATCGGCGACCCCGCCGTCGGCGGCAAGGAACCGGCCGCCATCGCTCTCTCGGTGGCTGCCGGGCTCCTGCAGCAGCTCGCCCTTCACGACGCCCGTCGGTGA
- the aceB gene encoding malate synthase A, protein MSDVEVSGPEVPRSAEVLTPDALAFVADLHRRFGRRRTELLDRRAQRRDEIGVAGTLDFLPETAHVRESTWQVAPAPPDLLDRRVEITGPTTPKMAINALNSGARVWLADFEDANTPHWANVVGGQLTMRDAVRRTLAFTSPEGKEYALRDPDAIPVLVPRPRGWHLDERHLLVDGEPVAGGLVDFGLYAFHNATELLGRGSGPYFYLPKLESHLEARLWDEVFTHSEEVLGIPHGSIRVTVLIETITAAFEMEEILYELRDHATGLNAGRWDYLFSIIKNFRDAGPGWTLPDRNAVTMRAPMMAAYSDLLVRTCHRRGAHAIGGMAAFIPSRRDPEVNERAFAKVRDDKTREAEAGFDGSWVAHPDLVPVCEEVFDATLGESPNQLVVQREDVSVTPADLLSVAETPGERTEAGLRGNVRVGMQYLHAWLSGNGAAGIDNLMEDAATAEISRSQVWQWLHNDVTLDTGETVTRELVARVVEEEYAGLVELLGTQDDLLPEARRLFEESAVADEYPAFLTLAAYEAVLERE, encoded by the coding sequence ATGAGTGACGTCGAGGTTTCGGGACCCGAGGTCCCCCGGTCCGCAGAGGTGCTCACCCCGGACGCGCTGGCGTTCGTCGCCGACCTCCACCGCCGCTTCGGCCGACGGCGCACGGAGCTGCTGGACCGGCGCGCCCAGCGCAGGGACGAGATCGGGGTCGCCGGGACGCTCGACTTCCTGCCCGAGACGGCGCACGTGCGCGAGTCGACGTGGCAGGTCGCGCCCGCGCCGCCGGACCTGCTCGACCGGCGCGTCGAGATCACCGGTCCGACCACCCCCAAGATGGCGATCAACGCGCTCAACTCCGGGGCCCGGGTGTGGCTGGCCGACTTCGAGGACGCCAACACGCCTCACTGGGCCAACGTGGTCGGCGGCCAGCTGACGATGCGCGACGCCGTGCGCCGCACGCTCGCCTTCACCTCGCCGGAGGGCAAGGAGTACGCGCTGCGCGACCCGGACGCGATCCCGGTCCTGGTGCCACGCCCCCGCGGGTGGCACCTCGACGAGCGGCACCTGCTCGTGGACGGCGAGCCCGTTGCGGGAGGGCTGGTCGACTTCGGCCTCTACGCCTTCCACAACGCCACCGAGCTGCTCGGGCGCGGCAGCGGACCGTACTTCTACCTCCCGAAGCTCGAGTCGCACCTCGAGGCGCGACTGTGGGACGAGGTGTTCACCCACAGCGAGGAGGTGCTGGGGATCCCTCACGGCTCGATCCGGGTGACGGTCCTCATCGAGACCATCACCGCGGCGTTCGAGATGGAGGAGATCCTCTACGAGCTGCGCGACCACGCCACCGGCCTCAACGCGGGTCGCTGGGACTACCTGTTCAGCATCATCAAGAACTTCCGCGACGCCGGCCCGGGGTGGACGCTCCCGGACCGCAACGCGGTGACGATGCGCGCGCCGATGATGGCCGCCTACTCCGACCTCCTGGTGCGCACCTGTCACCGGCGCGGCGCCCACGCCATCGGAGGGATGGCGGCCTTCATCCCGAGTCGGCGCGACCCGGAGGTGAACGAGCGCGCGTTCGCGAAGGTGCGGGACGACAAGACCCGCGAGGCCGAGGCCGGGTTCGACGGGTCGTGGGTGGCCCACCCCGACCTGGTACCGGTGTGCGAGGAGGTCTTCGACGCCACGCTGGGCGAGAGCCCCAACCAGCTGGTCGTGCAGCGGGAGGACGTGTCCGTCACGCCGGCCGACCTCCTCTCCGTCGCCGAGACGCCTGGTGAGCGGACGGAGGCCGGGCTGCGCGGCAACGTCCGTGTCGGCATGCAGTACCTCCACGCCTGGCTCTCGGGCAACGGCGCGGCCGGCATCGACAACCTGATGGAGGACGCCGCCACCGCCGAGATCTCGCGGTCGCAGGTGTGGCAGTGGCTCCACAACGACGTCACGCTCGACACCGGTGAGACGGTGACCCGGGAGCTGGTGGCGCGCGTGGTCGAGGAGGAGTACGCCGGGCTGGTGGAGCTGCTCGGCACCCAGGACGACCTGCTGCCCGAGGCCCGCCGGCTCTTCGAGGAGTCGGCCGTGGCCGACGAGTACCCGGCGTTCCTCACGCTGGCGGCGTACGAGGCGGTGCTCGAGCGCGAGTGA
- the legP gene encoding Dot/Icm T4SS effector Zinc-dependent metalloprotease LegP yields MAKKAAKKKDDTADQVTEDNTGLLSGDTVRTGYVVLTSGEPRPVQYSVVEDHAVFEGDIVLGTVDEVERTAGVIADVAQADAGIAHGIGITGQQYRWPNALMPYEIDSGVTNGVARVTDAINHWQSKTSMRFVERTSANASQYPNYVRVIKGSGCWSYVGMRGGKQEISLADGCGFGAAVHEFGHAWGLWHEQSREDRDAFVTIHWANIQAGMEHNFNQHIADGDDIGSYDYGSIMHYGQYAFSKNGQPTITPKQSGVTIGQRGGLSALDVAAVHAMYQTWHSNKTVAQTYATHHSKNAWVNLAGMGWRRVHPDAPDGVSNVFAQMVWARAYNRNVTVLADGTHVYHAYVL; encoded by the coding sequence GTGGCCAAGAAAGCGGCCAAGAAGAAGGACGACACGGCCGACCAGGTGACGGAGGACAACACCGGGCTCCTCAGCGGGGACACGGTCCGCACCGGTTACGTCGTGCTGACGTCCGGCGAGCCCCGACCGGTCCAGTACTCGGTGGTCGAGGACCACGCCGTGTTCGAGGGCGACATCGTCCTGGGCACCGTCGACGAGGTCGAGCGGACGGCAGGGGTGATCGCGGACGTCGCGCAGGCGGACGCCGGGATCGCGCACGGGATCGGCATCACCGGCCAGCAGTACCGCTGGCCCAACGCGCTGATGCCCTACGAGATCGACTCGGGCGTGACCAACGGGGTCGCCCGCGTCACCGACGCCATCAACCACTGGCAGTCCAAGACGAGCATGCGCTTCGTGGAGCGCACGTCCGCGAACGCGTCGCAGTACCCCAACTACGTGCGGGTCATCAAGGGCTCGGGGTGCTGGTCCTACGTCGGCATGCGGGGTGGCAAGCAGGAGATCAGCCTGGCCGACGGCTGCGGTTTCGGAGCGGCGGTCCACGAGTTCGGCCACGCCTGGGGACTCTGGCACGAGCAGTCCCGCGAGGACCGCGACGCCTTCGTGACGATCCACTGGGCCAACATCCAGGCTGGCATGGAGCACAACTTCAACCAGCACATCGCGGACGGCGACGACATCGGCAGCTACGACTACGGCTCGATCATGCACTACGGGCAGTACGCGTTCTCCAAGAACGGGCAGCCCACGATCACCCCGAAGCAGAGCGGGGTCACGATCGGGCAGCGTGGTGGGCTGTCCGCGCTGGACGTCGCGGCCGTCCACGCGATGTACCAGACCTGGCACAGCAACAAGACGGTCGCCCAGACCTATGCCACCCACCACTCGAAGAACGCGTGGGTCAACCTCGCCGGCATGGGCTGGCGGCGGGTGCACCCGGATGCTCCCGATGGCGTGAGCAACGTGTTCGCGCAGATGGTCTGGGCCCGCGCCTACAACCGGAACGTCACCGTCCTCGCGGACGGGACGCACGTCTACCACGCCTATGTGCTCTGA
- a CDS encoding YbaY family lipoprotein codes for MRLHGTLRMPDDHALHGHEVARVRLLDVSRADAPAVTVAETSIGLVGTALAVDFDLDVPSLDPRATYALSAHVDTNGSGDVSVGDLLTMQHVGVSPTATDHSYDVPLQTVT; via the coding sequence GTGAGGCTGCACGGCACGTTGCGGATGCCGGACGACCACGCCCTCCACGGGCACGAGGTCGCCCGGGTCCGCCTGCTCGACGTCAGCCGGGCCGATGCGCCGGCCGTCACCGTCGCGGAGACGAGCATCGGCCTGGTGGGGACCGCCCTGGCGGTGGACTTCGACCTCGACGTGCCCTCCCTCGACCCGCGCGCCACCTACGCGCTGTCGGCGCACGTGGACACGAACGGCTCCGGTGACGTCAGCGTGGGTGACCTGCTGACCATGCAGCACGTCGGCGTCTCACCGACGGCGACCGACCACAGCTACGACGTGCCGCTCCAGACGGTCACCTGA
- a CDS encoding acyl-CoA dehydrogenase family protein — protein MSIYAAEHEDFRRTARSFFEREVVPHHAQWEKDGIVPRELWRRAGAAGLLCFDVPEVYGGPGIDDFRFNVVLSEEQARVGANGPGFSVHTDIIVPYLTALGTEEQKRRWLPGCVSGETITAIAMTEPGAGSDLEGVRTTAVDAGDHYVLNGSKTFISNGINADLVVVVARTDPDAGHQGISLLVVERGMAGFERGRNLDKIGLHAQDTAELSFTDVRVPKENLLGEEGQGFVYLMTNLPQERLIIGAQAVAACEYVVELCLDHAKNREAFGRPIGKFQHNRFLLAEMATEARVARAFLDDCLRKHLDGRLTAIDAAMIKWWATELQNKLVSQGVQLHGGYGYMTEYPIARAYLDSRVSTIYGGTTEIQKEIIGRSLGI, from the coding sequence GTGAGCATCTACGCGGCCGAGCACGAGGACTTCCGCCGTACCGCCCGCTCCTTCTTCGAGCGCGAGGTCGTGCCCCACCACGCGCAGTGGGAGAAGGACGGGATCGTGCCGCGCGAGCTGTGGCGCAGGGCCGGGGCGGCCGGGCTGCTCTGCTTCGACGTGCCCGAGGTCTACGGCGGCCCGGGGATCGACGACTTCCGCTTCAACGTCGTGCTGTCGGAGGAGCAGGCACGGGTCGGCGCCAACGGACCGGGGTTCTCGGTCCACACCGACATCATCGTCCCCTACCTCACCGCCCTCGGGACCGAGGAGCAGAAGCGGCGCTGGCTGCCGGGGTGCGTGAGCGGCGAGACCATCACCGCCATCGCGATGACCGAGCCCGGCGCGGGATCGGATCTCGAGGGCGTGCGCACCACCGCCGTCGACGCGGGAGACCACTACGTGCTCAACGGGTCCAAGACGTTCATCAGCAACGGCATCAACGCCGATCTGGTCGTCGTCGTGGCCCGCACCGACCCGGACGCCGGCCACCAGGGCATCAGCCTGCTGGTGGTCGAGCGCGGCATGGCCGGCTTCGAGCGGGGCCGCAACCTCGACAAGATCGGGCTCCACGCCCAGGACACGGCCGAGCTCTCCTTCACCGACGTGCGCGTGCCGAAGGAGAACCTGCTCGGCGAGGAGGGGCAGGGCTTCGTCTACCTGATGACGAACCTGCCGCAGGAGCGGTTGATCATCGGCGCCCAGGCGGTCGCCGCGTGCGAGTACGTCGTGGAGCTGTGCCTCGACCACGCCAAGAACCGCGAGGCGTTCGGCCGACCGATCGGGAAGTTCCAGCACAACCGGTTCCTCCTCGCCGAGATGGCGACGGAGGCCCGCGTCGCGCGCGCCTTCCTTGACGACTGCCTGCGCAAGCACCTCGACGGCCGGCTCACCGCCATCGACGCAGCGATGATCAAGTGGTGGGCCACCGAGCTCCAGAACAAGCTGGTCAGCCAGGGCGTGCAGCTCCACGGCGGCTACGGCTACATGACGGAGTACCCCATCGCCCGGGCCTACCTGGACAGCCGGGTCTCGACCATCTACGGCGGGACCACGGAGATCCAGAAGGAGATCATCGGCCGGTCCCTCGGCATCTGA
- a CDS encoding LLM class F420-dependent oxidoreductase, translating to MKLSYSLMYDGDPRAAADQVAGLERAGIDVVWVAEAYGFDSPTLMGYLAARTERVEIGSAILNIYSRTPGALLQTAAGLDNVSGGRAILGLGASGPQVIEGWHGVPYSKPLARTAEIVDLVRRGLRREVLTNDGLVKLPLTKADGAVTGLGKPLKMLTRPERDTVPIWIAALGPKSVEQAASIADGWIPHLYHPEKAHVVWGEALAAGAAQRSPDLGPLQVTAGGMVAIGEGPETKELLEFARPVFALYVGGMGARGKNFYNDVARAYGYEKEAEEIQDLYLAGKKKEAEALVPTEWLEASNLVGPASYVKERIEAFRESGVTHLTVMPASDDPARTVAQVKEWVA from the coding sequence GTGAAGCTCTCCTACTCGCTGATGTACGACGGCGACCCCCGCGCCGCCGCGGACCAGGTCGCGGGGCTCGAGCGAGCCGGGATCGACGTGGTGTGGGTCGCCGAGGCCTACGGCTTCGACTCCCCCACCCTCATGGGCTACCTGGCTGCCCGCACCGAGCGCGTCGAGATCGGGTCGGCGATCCTCAACATCTACTCCCGTACCCCGGGGGCCCTGCTCCAGACGGCGGCCGGCCTCGACAACGTCTCGGGCGGTCGTGCCATCCTCGGGCTGGGCGCGTCGGGGCCGCAGGTCATCGAGGGCTGGCACGGCGTCCCCTACAGCAAGCCGCTGGCGCGGACGGCGGAGATCGTCGACCTGGTGCGGCGCGGGTTGCGACGCGAGGTGCTCACCAACGACGGCCTCGTCAAGCTCCCGCTGACCAAGGCCGACGGCGCCGTCACGGGTCTCGGGAAGCCACTCAAGATGCTGACGCGGCCCGAGCGCGACACCGTGCCGATCTGGATCGCCGCGCTGGGGCCCAAGTCCGTCGAGCAGGCCGCCAGCATCGCCGACGGCTGGATCCCTCACCTCTACCACCCCGAGAAGGCCCACGTCGTCTGGGGTGAGGCGCTGGCCGCCGGTGCCGCGCAACGCTCCCCGGACCTCGGACCGCTCCAGGTCACCGCCGGCGGCATGGTCGCCATCGGCGAGGGCCCGGAGACCAAGGAGCTGCTGGAGTTCGCGCGGCCGGTGTTCGCCCTCTACGTCGGCGGCATGGGCGCCCGGGGCAAGAACTTCTACAACGACGTCGCCCGGGCCTACGGCTACGAGAAGGAGGCGGAGGAGATCCAGGACCTCTACCTCGCGGGCAAGAAGAAGGAGGCCGAGGCGCTGGTGCCGACCGAGTGGCTGGAGGCCAGCAACCTGGTCGGTCCCGCGTCCTACGTGAAGGAGCGGATCGAGGCATTCCGCGAGTCCGGCGTCACCCACCTCACGGTCATGCCCGCCAGCGACGACCCGGCGCGGACCGTCGCCCAGGTCAAGGAATGGGTGGCGTGA
- a CDS encoding YbaK/EbsC family protein — MLPTLGTLTVRPATDRPDLLADPVLATLTAWPHSDRVGVAEIDPELADTEACSAAYDVPLAAGANCVVVAGRRAGVERIAACVVRADTRADVNNRVKRLLDVRKCSFLSMERAVEESGMEYGGITPVGLPTGWRLLVDARAAELEVALIGSGVRRSKLLLPGRVLAALPGAEVVADLAH, encoded by the coding sequence ATGCTGCCCACCCTCGGAACCCTGACGGTCCGGCCGGCCACCGACCGGCCGGACCTGCTCGCCGACCCGGTGCTGGCCACGCTCACCGCGTGGCCGCACTCCGACCGGGTCGGCGTCGCGGAGATCGACCCGGAGCTGGCCGACACCGAGGCGTGCTCGGCGGCCTACGACGTCCCGCTGGCGGCCGGAGCCAACTGCGTCGTGGTCGCGGGCCGGCGCGCGGGGGTGGAGCGCATCGCCGCCTGCGTGGTCCGCGCCGACACCCGCGCCGACGTCAACAACCGGGTGAAGCGGCTGCTCGACGTGCGCAAGTGCTCCTTCCTCTCCATGGAGCGCGCGGTCGAGGAGTCCGGGATGGAGTACGGCGGGATCACCCCCGTCGGGTTGCCGACCGGTTGGCGGCTGCTCGTGGACGCGCGAGCCGCCGAGCTGGAGGTCGCGCTCATCGGTTCCGGCGTACGCCGTTCCAAGCTGTTGCTGCCCGGCCGGGTCCTGGCCGCGCTGCCCGGCGCCGAGGTCGTCGCCGACCTGGCCCACTGA
- a CDS encoding PspC domain-containing protein → MTTTPPDAPTDEGPRVSRDEVRDLGRLRRTTTDRKVAGVAGGLARHLDIDPIILRVAFVVLAFFGGAGLILYAAAWALVPEDGASRAPVHLDERSRTIALIGIAVVAALALVGDSWGAFWFPWPLVILGLIVFVWLSRSGRGGPETVDAAGEPGTAYSSPSTRGYVAPPRDPRKRGPVLFWFTLALIAFSLGLLGLVEAAGVAVTDSAYPALALGIIGAMLVVGSTMGRAGGLIALGLVGSVVLVIATASDSFEGEQVVVAPTSSASVQDRYELDAGEMLVDLSGVEDPEGLAGRTIETTAQVGSIEVIVPEELDVEVFADIGGPGGYDLFDRDGGGIGVSTTGYHEGTGDAGAELTIDADIQVGEIIVRSE, encoded by the coding sequence ATGACGACGACACCTCCTGACGCCCCGACCGACGAGGGCCCGCGCGTCTCCCGCGACGAGGTCCGCGACCTGGGCCGGCTCCGACGCACGACCACCGACCGCAAGGTCGCCGGTGTCGCGGGTGGGCTGGCCCGGCACCTCGACATCGACCCGATCATCCTGCGCGTGGCCTTCGTGGTGCTGGCCTTCTTCGGCGGCGCCGGCCTGATCCTGTACGCCGCCGCCTGGGCGCTGGTGCCCGAGGACGGCGCGTCGCGGGCACCGGTCCACCTCGACGAGCGCAGCCGCACCATCGCCCTCATCGGGATCGCCGTCGTCGCGGCCCTGGCGCTCGTCGGCGACTCGTGGGGCGCCTTCTGGTTCCCCTGGCCGCTGGTGATCCTCGGGCTGATCGTCTTCGTGTGGCTCAGCCGCAGCGGCCGCGGCGGTCCGGAGACGGTCGACGCCGCGGGCGAGCCGGGCACGGCGTACTCGAGCCCTTCGACCCGGGGCTACGTGGCCCCTCCCCGCGACCCGCGCAAGCGTGGTCCGGTCCTGTTCTGGTTCACGCTGGCGCTGATCGCCTTCTCCCTGGGCCTGCTCGGCCTGGTGGAGGCCGCGGGCGTCGCCGTCACCGACTCCGCCTACCCGGCCCTGGCGCTGGGCATCATCGGCGCGATGCTGGTGGTCGGGTCCACGATGGGCCGCGCGGGTGGTCTCATCGCGCTCGGCCTCGTCGGGTCGGTGGTGCTGGTCATCGCGACCGCCTCCGACAGCTTCGAGGGCGAGCAGGTCGTCGTGGCCCCCACCTCGAGCGCCTCGGTGCAGGACCGGTACGAGCTGGACGCCGGCGAGATGCTGGTCGACCTCAGCGGCGTCGAGGACCCCGAGGGGCTGGCGGGCCGCACCATCGAGACGACCGCCCAGGTGGGGTCGATCGAGGTGATCGTGCCGGAGGAGCTCGACGTCGAGGTGTTCGCCGACATCGGTGGGCCCGGCGGCTACGACCTGTTCGACCGCGATGGTGGCGGCATCGGCGTCAGCACGACCGGCTACCACGAAGGCACTGGCGACGCCGGAGCCGAGCTGACCATCGACGCCGACATCCAGGTCGGCGAGATCATCGTCCGCAGCGAGTGA
- a CDS encoding ATP-binding protein produces the protein MTATATAPDSARRATRDSRHPILGGVAGGLARHTGMPVLWVRVGFLVATTLGGLGVFLYAAFWLVLPSDNAFETAAPGIEGASREGRRPGRLRRLGDVGPAVVLAVLGVGALLLVNAVVGQGVLLWAALLGVGGIALLWRQADEAQRERWLDSTGRVDPVRVVLGDGGWASYARIGAGLLLVVGALALVALREGSLELAGDVVGLALLAVIGIGIVVGPWIYRLAAELTAERAERVRTQDRADVAAHLHDSVLQTLALIQKNAHDGPTVARLARAQERDLRAWLYVGESTDESTVAGALRRVAAAVEDAHGVAVELVVVGDRPWDETVGAVVRATGEALTNAAKHAGVDRVDVYAEVSGASVDVFVRDRGAGFDPDAVPADRYGLRHSVHERMARHGGSVEVRSTPGEGTEVRLHLPTTGGPDDDQ, from the coding sequence ATGACCGCCACCGCCACCGCGCCCGACAGCGCCCGCCGGGCGACCCGCGACAGCCGCCACCCGATCCTGGGCGGAGTCGCAGGCGGTCTCGCGCGCCACACGGGGATGCCGGTGCTGTGGGTCCGGGTCGGGTTCCTGGTCGCGACCACCCTGGGTGGCCTCGGGGTGTTCCTGTACGCCGCCTTCTGGCTGGTGCTCCCCAGCGACAACGCCTTCGAGACCGCTGCGCCCGGGATCGAGGGGGCCAGCCGCGAGGGACGCCGGCCGGGGCGGCTGAGACGGCTCGGCGACGTCGGCCCCGCCGTGGTCCTCGCCGTCCTCGGGGTAGGGGCGCTGCTGCTGGTCAACGCCGTGGTCGGTCAGGGGGTGCTGCTGTGGGCCGCGTTGCTCGGTGTGGGCGGCATCGCCCTGCTCTGGCGGCAGGCGGACGAGGCGCAGCGGGAGCGCTGGCTCGACTCCACCGGCCGGGTCGACCCCGTCCGGGTGGTGCTCGGCGACGGGGGCTGGGCGTCGTACGCCCGGATCGGCGCCGGTCTGCTGCTCGTGGTCGGTGCGCTCGCGCTCGTCGCCCTCCGGGAGGGTTCCCTCGAGCTGGCCGGCGACGTCGTGGGTCTCGCGCTGCTCGCGGTGATCGGCATCGGGATCGTGGTGGGTCCGTGGATCTACCGGCTGGCCGCCGAGCTGACCGCCGAACGCGCCGAGCGGGTCCGGACCCAGGACCGCGCCGACGTCGCGGCCCACCTCCACGACTCCGTCCTCCAGACGCTGGCGCTGATCCAGAAGAACGCCCACGACGGCCCGACGGTCGCCCGTCTCGCCCGGGCGCAGGAGCGCGACCTCCGGGCCTGGCTCTACGTCGGCGAGTCGACCGACGAGAGCACCGTCGCCGGGGCGCTGCGGCGGGTGGCGGCTGCGGTCGAGGACGCCCACGGCGTCGCGGTCGAGCTGGTCGTGGTGGGTGACCGGCCCTGGGACGAGACGGTCGGCGCGGTCGTCAGGGCCACGGGAGAGGCGCTGACCAACGCCGCCAAGCACGCGGGGGTCGACCGGGTCGACGTCTACGCCGAGGTGAGCGGTGCCTCCGTGGACGTCTTCGTCCGCGACCGCGGGGCAGGCTTCGACCCCGACGCGGTGCCGGCCGACCGCTACGGGCTGCGCCACAGCGTGCACGAGCGGATGGCACGCCACGGTGGGAGCGTCGAGGTCAGATCCACCCCTGGAGAGGGGACCGAGGTGCGGCTGCACCTACCGACCACAGGAGGTCCCGACGATGACCAGTGA
- a CDS encoding LuxR C-terminal-related transcriptional regulator, whose protein sequence is MTSDDRSAPITVVLVDDHAMFRSGVRGELAGSDLVEVVGEAGDVDAAARVVDEHRPDVVLLDVHLPGGGGVGVMKRATSADTRYLALSVSDAAEDVIGTIRGGARGYVTKTITGPELVDAIRRVADGDAVFSPRLAGFVLDAFAGSIEVAAVDEDLDRLTEREREVMRLIARGYAYKEVARELFISIKTVETHMSSVLRKLQLSSRHELTRWASDRHLL, encoded by the coding sequence ATGACCAGTGACGACCGCTCCGCTCCGATCACGGTGGTCCTCGTCGACGACCACGCGATGTTCCGCTCCGGCGTCCGCGGCGAGCTCGCCGGCAGCGACCTCGTCGAGGTCGTCGGCGAGGCCGGCGACGTCGACGCGGCGGCACGGGTGGTCGACGAGCACCGGCCCGACGTGGTCCTGCTCGACGTCCACCTCCCGGGAGGTGGCGGCGTCGGTGTGATGAAGCGCGCGACCAGCGCCGACACGCGCTACCTCGCGCTCAGCGTCTCCGACGCCGCCGAGGACGTCATCGGCACCATCCGCGGCGGCGCACGGGGCTACGTCACGAAGACGATCACCGGCCCCGAGCTGGTCGACGCGATCAGGCGGGTCGCCGACGGCGACGCGGTGTTCTCACCGCGGCTGGCCGGCTTCGTGCTCGACGCCTTCGCCGGGTCGATCGAGGTCGCGGCGGTCGACGAGGACCTCGACCGGCTGACCGAGCGGGAGCGCGAGGTGATGCGGCTGATCGCGCGGGGCTACGCCTACAAGGAGGTGGCCAGGGAGCTGTTCATCTCGATCAAGACGGTGGAGACCCACATGTCGTCGGTGCTCCGCAAGCTGCAGCTGTCCTCGCGCCACGAGCTGACGCGGTGGGCCTCCGACCGGCACCTGCTCTGA